Proteins co-encoded in one Methylobacterium sp. WL1 genomic window:
- a CDS encoding cytochrome c family protein, giving the protein MNSFEVNKVLGAVLGALLFAAGSGFVAELIYHPKPAGKAGYDLPEPEPQTAAAAPEAKVEPIAVRLASANVEKGEAGTKACHACHNFEKGGPNKVGPDLYGVVERPKGGHAGFEYSAALKEKGGTWTYDDLDAFLTNPKAYAKGTKMAFAGIASPQDRANVIAYLRNNADSPKPLPAVEKTEAKPEAAPAAAKPEDKPAPAPASEEKPSAAKPAAGKGSEGKDSPAKPADTSTAKPVEEKSAGSPRAPSESSDRNAPAPPAGAHDGDQHGTPSSLIPAEPTAPSAPAAKEPPAQANPEAVDRAKDLEVDGPTKDQNAPLPTPKN; this is encoded by the coding sequence ATGAACTCGTTCGAGGTGAACAAGGTTCTCGGCGCCGTCCTCGGCGCCTTATTGTTCGCGGCCGGATCGGGTTTCGTCGCCGAGCTGATCTACCATCCGAAGCCGGCCGGCAAAGCCGGCTACGACCTGCCCGAGCCTGAGCCGCAGACCGCCGCGGCGGCACCGGAGGCCAAGGTCGAGCCAATCGCCGTCCGGCTCGCCAGCGCCAACGTCGAGAAGGGCGAGGCCGGCACCAAGGCCTGTCATGCCTGCCACAACTTCGAGAAGGGCGGCCCCAACAAGGTCGGCCCGGACCTGTACGGCGTGGTCGAGCGCCCGAAGGGGGGGCATGCCGGCTTCGAGTACTCGGCGGCCCTGAAGGAGAAGGGCGGCACCTGGACCTACGACGACCTGGACGCGTTCCTCACCAACCCGAAGGCCTACGCCAAGGGCACCAAGATGGCCTTCGCCGGCATCGCGTCGCCGCAGGACCGGGCCAACGTCATCGCCTACCTGCGCAACAACGCCGACAGCCCCAAGCCTCTGCCCGCCGTCGAGAAGACCGAGGCGAAGCCCGAGGCCGCTCCGGCCGCCGCCAAGCCCGAGGACAAGCCCGCACCCGCGCCGGCGTCCGAGGAGAAGCCTTCGGCTGCCAAGCCCGCGGCCGGAAAGGGCTCCGAGGGCAAGGACAGCCCGGCCAAGCCCGCCGACACCAGCACGGCCAAGCCGGTCGAGGAGAAGTCCGCCGGCAGCCCCCGGGCGCCGAGCGAGTCGAGCGACCGCAACGCTCCGGCTCCGCCGGCCGGTGCTCATGACGGCGACCAGCACGGCACGCCGTCGAGCCTGATCCCGGCCGAGCCGACGGCGCCGTCCGCCCCGGCCGCCAAGGAGCCGCCGGCTCAGGCCAACCCCGAGGCGGTGGATCGCGCCAAGGACCTGGAGGTCGACGGCCCGACCAAGGACCAGAACGCGCCCCTGCCGACGCCGAAGAACTAG
- a CDS encoding MFS transporter, with protein MDAETLSRRTLRFVNVAHALDHYVLLIYPTAVIAIAAQTGLSYGELIGLATGAFVAFGLCSLPMGWLADRFGRRNLLAVFFLGYGLSCLGVASATTPLSFALWLCVLGLASAIYHPVGSTMLVTHTRRLGRDLGINGVWGNLGAASASGVTALLAASVGWRAAFVVPGLVCLACGAAFLAMVPGDGEAGGKKAGGAAAIAVSRPWALMALYGVAIFAGGVTFNLTTISLPKVIDEGVGQALPLALIGSLATVVFLVGALMQLAMGRLIDRFSLPSLFVTLSVLQPLGLALAALSTGLPLLAGLMLAMTAIYGQVVINDAMIARYVPPAYRARAYSVRYFVGFTASGFVVPAIAVLHDRGGFALVLGIAATCGAVIWLAALGFLKLTQGEPRPALAAAE; from the coding sequence ATGGATGCCGAAACCCTGTCCCGCCGCACGCTGCGCTTCGTCAACGTCGCGCACGCCCTCGACCACTACGTGCTGCTAATCTACCCGACCGCGGTGATCGCCATCGCGGCCCAGACCGGCCTGAGCTACGGCGAGCTGATCGGGTTGGCGACCGGCGCCTTCGTGGCCTTCGGGTTGTGCTCGCTGCCGATGGGCTGGCTCGCGGATCGGTTCGGCCGGCGCAACCTGCTGGCGGTGTTCTTCCTCGGCTACGGCCTGTCCTGCCTCGGGGTGGCGAGCGCCACCACGCCGCTGAGCTTCGCGCTCTGGCTATGCGTGCTCGGCCTCGCCTCGGCGATCTACCACCCGGTCGGCTCGACCATGCTGGTGACCCATACGCGCCGGCTCGGCCGCGACCTCGGCATCAACGGCGTCTGGGGCAATCTCGGCGCGGCCTCGGCCTCGGGCGTCACCGCGCTGCTGGCCGCCAGCGTCGGCTGGCGGGCCGCCTTCGTGGTCCCGGGCCTCGTCTGCCTCGCCTGCGGTGCCGCCTTCCTGGCGATGGTGCCGGGCGACGGCGAGGCCGGCGGCAAGAAGGCCGGGGGCGCGGCCGCGATCGCAGTGAGCCGACCCTGGGCGCTGATGGCGCTGTATGGGGTCGCGATCTTCGCGGGCGGCGTCACCTTCAACCTGACGACGATCAGCCTGCCCAAGGTGATCGACGAGGGCGTCGGCCAGGCGCTGCCGCTGGCGCTGATCGGCTCGCTCGCCACCGTGGTTTTCCTGGTCGGGGCGCTGATGCAGCTCGCCATGGGCCGGCTGATCGACCGCTTCAGCCTGCCGTCCTTGTTCGTCACCCTCTCGGTGCTGCAGCCGCTGGGGCTGGCGCTCGCGGCGCTGAGTACCGGCCTGCCGCTGCTCGCCGGGCTGATGCTGGCCATGACGGCGATCTACGGCCAGGTGGTGATCAACGACGCGATGATCGCCCGCTACGTGCCCCCGGCTTACCGGGCCCGGGCCTACAGCGTGCGTTACTTCGTCGGCTTCACCGCCAGCGGCTTCGTGGTTCCGGCGATCGCGGTGCTGCACGACCGCGGCGGCTTCGCGCTGGTGCTCGGCATCGCGGCCACCTGCGGCGCGGTGATCTGGCTCGCGGCGCTCGGCTTCCTGAAGCTGACGCAGGGCGAGCCGCGCCCCGCCCTGGCGGCGGCGGAGTAG
- a CDS encoding BrnT family toxin, with protein MGFQWEPEKDAANQAKHLIGFRQAAEIFRGFRLTREDTRRDYGERRFIALGLYDDAVLRVVYVQRAGDIRIISAWKASRHDRQVYAEARTRAGGDRPV; from the coding sequence ATGGGCTTTCAGTGGGAGCCCGAGAAGGATGCGGCGAACCAAGCCAAGCATCTCATCGGATTCCGCCAAGCGGCCGAGATCTTTCGCGGTTTTAGGCTGACCCGCGAAGACACGCGCCGCGACTATGGCGAGCGTCGGTTCATCGCACTGGGTCTGTACGATGATGCTGTGCTGCGGGTGGTCTACGTTCAGCGGGCGGGCGACATCCGCATCATCTCGGCATGGAAGGCGAGCCGCCATGACAGGCAAGTCTACGCAGAGGCGCGTACCAGAGCGGGCGGCGACCGTCCGGTTTGA
- a CDS encoding tyrosine-protein phosphatase, translated as MFNRFLKPETRYARRMARIARFERPIASPGDRLKAWANMLLIDHGVFRLAYLNRHRVGTGRIWRSAQPGPHQLARFRAEGVRTIISLRGGREHGSWPLQREACERHGLTLVEFVLRSREAPDRDTLLRAKAFFADIQYPAVMHCKSGADRAGLASALYLILHEGRPVAEAARQLSVRYGHLRFAKTGILDAFFARYLVEGEARGIDFLTWVETIYDPEALKRDFRPGFWSDLAADTVLRRE; from the coding sequence GTGTTCAACCGCTTCCTCAAGCCCGAAACGCGCTACGCGCGCCGCATGGCCCGGATCGCCCGCTTCGAGCGGCCGATCGCCAGCCCCGGCGACCGGCTGAAGGCCTGGGCGAACATGCTGCTGATCGATCACGGCGTGTTCCGGCTGGCCTATCTCAACCGACACCGGGTGGGCACGGGCCGGATCTGGCGCTCAGCCCAGCCCGGCCCGCACCAGCTCGCCCGCTTCCGGGCCGAGGGCGTCCGCACGATCATCTCCCTGCGCGGCGGGCGCGAGCACGGCTCGTGGCCGCTGCAGCGCGAGGCGTGCGAGCGGCATGGGCTCACGCTGGTGGAGTTCGTCCTGCGCTCCCGCGAGGCCCCCGACCGGGACACCCTGCTCCGCGCGAAGGCCTTCTTCGCCGACATCCAGTACCCGGCGGTGATGCACTGCAAGTCGGGCGCCGACCGGGCCGGGCTCGCCTCGGCGCTCTACCTGATCCTGCACGAGGGCCGCCCGGTGGCCGAGGCCGCCCGCCAGCTCTCGGTCCGCTACGGCCATCTCCGCTTTGCCAAGACCGGCATCCTCGACGCATTCTTCGCCCGGTACCTGGTGGAGGGTGAGGCGAGGGGCATCGATTTCCTGACCTGGGTCGAGACGATCTACGATCCGGAGGCGCTCAAGCGCGACTTTCGGCCGGGGTTCTGGTCGGACCTCGCCGCGGATACGGTGCTGCGGCGGGAGTGA
- a CDS encoding N-acetyltransferase, with protein MTTLSLVIRPERPEDAPAIDRLQARAFGPGRFARTAYRLREKAAERMDLGVTASVGSFLVGSARMGPVRTGSSRFVMLGPLAVDPSFEGRGIGGTLTRAAIEAARQAGEGLVILVGDAPYYSRFGFTPVPPGRLTLPGPVDPARVLWLELADGFRQGISGAVEALRPEESRS; from the coding sequence TTGACCACACTCTCCCTCGTCATCAGGCCCGAGCGGCCGGAGGACGCACCCGCGATCGATCGCCTCCAGGCCCGGGCCTTCGGTCCCGGACGGTTCGCCCGCACCGCCTATCGCCTGCGCGAGAAGGCGGCCGAGCGGATGGACCTCGGCGTCACCGCCTCGGTCGGCAGCTTCCTGGTGGGCTCGGCGCGGATGGGCCCGGTGCGCACCGGGTCTTCGCGCTTCGTCATGCTCGGTCCCCTGGCGGTCGACCCGAGTTTCGAGGGCCGCGGCATCGGCGGCACCTTGACCCGCGCGGCGATCGAGGCGGCGCGGCAGGCCGGCGAGGGTCTGGTGATCCTGGTGGGCGACGCACCCTATTACAGCCGCTTCGGCTTCACCCCTGTGCCGCCGGGCCGCCTGACCCTGCCGGGCCCCGTGGACCCGGCCCGCGTCCTATGGCTGGAACTGGCCGACGGTTTTCGCCAGGGCATATCGGGCGCCGTGGAAGCGTTGCGCCCGGAAGAGTCCCGGTCTTGA
- a CDS encoding BrnA antitoxin family protein — MPAAEPLSPAFNVLDDAEIERRAAADPDAGLIPPGFWDEASPSTVETKEQITLRLDSDVLRHFRSAGKGYQSRINAVLKSYVRAQDKRR; from the coding sequence ATGCCCGCGGCAGAGCCGCTCAGCCCGGCGTTCAACGTCTTGGATGATGCGGAGATCGAGCGGCGAGCCGCAGCCGACCCCGATGCCGGATTAATTCCGCCGGGCTTCTGGGACGAGGCTTCACCGTCGACCGTCGAGACGAAGGAGCAAATCACGCTACGCCTCGACTCGGATGTGCTGCGGCATTTCCGGAGCGCCGGAAAGGGCTACCAATCGCGGATCAACGCGGTGCTCAAAAGCTACGTCAGGGCGCAGGACAAACGACGTTAG
- a CDS encoding prephenate dehydratase → MTDRTIAYQGEPGANSHIICAQAFPDWTPLPCPTFEDAFAAVTEGRAQRAMIPIENSIAGRVADIHHLIPTSPLHIVAEHFLPIHFQLMVLPGTALEAVRTVHSHVHALGQCRRIVRRLGVKAVVAGDTAGAAREVAEIGDPSRAALAPALAAEVYGLDILERDVEDEAHNTTRFVVFSPDPEPAAAGAGPCVTSFVFRVRNIPAALYKALGGFATNGVNMSKLESYMMDGEFTATQFYAEVDGHPEDPGLARALDELGYFSRELRVVGTYPAHPFREAARPAAE, encoded by the coding sequence ATCACCGACCGCACCATCGCCTACCAGGGCGAGCCCGGGGCCAATTCGCACATCATCTGTGCGCAGGCCTTTCCGGACTGGACGCCGTTGCCCTGCCCCACCTTCGAGGACGCCTTCGCGGCGGTCACGGAGGGCCGGGCCCAGCGGGCCATGATCCCGATCGAGAACTCGATCGCCGGCCGGGTGGCCGACATCCATCACCTGATCCCGACCTCGCCGCTGCACATCGTGGCCGAGCACTTCCTGCCGATCCACTTTCAGCTGATGGTCCTGCCGGGCACGGCGCTGGAGGCGGTGCGGACCGTGCACAGCCATGTCCACGCGCTCGGCCAGTGCCGACGGATCGTCCGGCGGCTCGGCGTGAAGGCCGTGGTCGCCGGCGACACGGCGGGCGCGGCCCGCGAGGTCGCGGAGATCGGGGACCCGAGCCGGGCCGCCCTGGCACCCGCGCTCGCCGCCGAGGTCTACGGCCTCGACATCCTGGAGCGCGACGTCGAGGACGAGGCGCACAACACCACCCGCTTCGTGGTGTTCTCCCCCGATCCCGAGCCGGCCGCGGCCGGGGCCGGCCCGTGCGTGACGAGCTTCGTGTTCCGCGTCCGCAACATCCCGGCCGCGCTCTACAAGGCACTGGGCGGGTTTGCGACCAACGGCGTCAACATGTCGAAGCTCGAGAGCTACATGATGGACGGCGAGTTCACCGCCACGCAGTTCTACGCGGAGGTGGACGGCCACCCCGAGGATCCGGGCCTCGCCCGGGCGCTCGACGAACTCGGCTATTTCTCCCGCGAATTGCGGGTGGTCGGCACCTACCCGGCCCACCCGTTCCGCGAGGCCGCGCGGCCGGCGGCGGAGTAA
- a CDS encoding GNAT family N-acetyltransferase produces MSTRTTSIRRAREADLGSLSTVFDASWREAYRGIIPGVALERLIAGRDRPWWRSALRRGRPIALVETGERVVGYAAYGRTRSRALGTEAEIDELYLLPEYQGIGLGRRLFKAVRNDLVDHGLTQLGVWSLEDNDRAGAFYEGLGGRAGPRVMDRVAGVALPKVGYLFS; encoded by the coding sequence ATGAGCACGCGCACCACGAGCATCCGCCGGGCTCGCGAGGCCGACCTCGGCAGCCTGTCGACGGTGTTCGATGCGTCGTGGCGCGAGGCCTATCGCGGCATCATACCCGGCGTGGCGCTCGAGCGGCTGATCGCCGGGCGCGACCGGCCGTGGTGGCGCAGCGCACTACGCCGGGGCCGCCCGATCGCGCTGGTCGAGACCGGCGAGCGGGTGGTCGGCTACGCCGCCTACGGGCGCACCCGCAGCCGGGCGCTCGGCACGGAAGCCGAAATCGACGAGCTCTACCTGCTGCCGGAATACCAGGGCATCGGCCTCGGACGCCGCCTGTTCAAGGCGGTGCGCAACGATCTCGTCGATCACGGGCTGACCCAGCTGGGCGTGTGGAGCCTGGAGGACAACGACCGGGCCGGCGCCTTCTACGAGGGTCTCGGGGGCCGGGCCGGGCCGCGGGTGATGGACCGGGTCGCGGGCGTCGCCCTGCCCAAAGTCGGATACCTGTTCAGCTAA
- a CDS encoding multidrug effflux MFS transporter → MPDRSPEPAARRAPLPLLVGVTMTGTVALHIFVPALASAAADLGITTAAAQLTITVYLIGLAGGQLLYGPLSDRFGRRPILIGGLGLYLAGLLLAIPAQSIGVLLVARVLQSLGACGSLVIGRAMVRDVSTREDAARKLAILTTAMTLTPALAPAIGGVVNEAFGWRAVFVVLAGIVAVLGALVVFTLPETNRHKVALPGLVAILAGYLRLVKVPVFRAYLVAGACGGTSLYAFLAVAPFLLVDRLGRSSQEVGFDCLIVVFGMVGGAVLASRLATRVPIRKAARSGNLLCIAAALALLLVDRSGMLGVVTLIVPLFAYAVGVGLLSPNAVAGLMNVDPHAAGSASSLYGFTQMTFGALFTAAASAWPATSATPVALALLTAGLIAALALRRA, encoded by the coding sequence TTGCCCGATCGAAGTCCGGAACCGGCAGCGCGCCGGGCGCCCCTGCCGCTGCTGGTCGGCGTGACCATGACCGGCACGGTGGCGCTGCACATCTTTGTGCCCGCGCTCGCCTCCGCCGCTGCCGACCTCGGCATCACGACGGCCGCCGCGCAACTCACCATCACGGTCTACCTGATCGGGCTCGCGGGCGGCCAGCTGCTGTACGGGCCGCTCTCCGACCGGTTCGGGCGGCGTCCGATCCTGATCGGCGGGCTCGGCCTCTACCTCGCCGGGCTGCTGCTGGCGATCCCGGCTCAGAGCATCGGCGTGCTCCTGGTGGCGCGTGTGCTGCAATCGCTCGGGGCCTGCGGCTCCCTGGTGATCGGCCGGGCCATGGTGCGGGACGTCTCGACCCGGGAGGACGCGGCCCGGAAGCTCGCGATCCTCACCACCGCCATGACGCTGACCCCCGCCCTGGCCCCGGCGATCGGCGGGGTGGTGAACGAGGCCTTCGGCTGGCGCGCCGTGTTCGTGGTGCTCGCCGGGATCGTCGCGGTGCTCGGCGCCCTCGTGGTGTTCACCCTGCCGGAGACCAATCGGCACAAGGTGGCTCTGCCGGGACTCGTGGCGATCCTGGCGGGCTACCTGCGGCTGGTGAAGGTACCCGTGTTCCGCGCCTATCTGGTCGCCGGGGCCTGCGGCGGCACCAGCCTCTACGCGTTCCTGGCGGTGGCGCCGTTCCTGTTGGTGGACCGGCTCGGGCGCTCCTCGCAGGAGGTCGGGTTCGATTGCCTGATCGTCGTGTTCGGCATGGTCGGCGGCGCCGTGCTGGCGAGCCGGCTCGCGACCCGGGTGCCGATCCGCAAGGCGGCTCGCAGCGGCAACCTGCTCTGCATCGCGGCGGCGCTGGCGCTGCTGCTGGTCGACCGGAGCGGGATGCTCGGCGTCGTGACCCTGATCGTGCCGCTCTTCGCCTACGCGGTCGGGGTCGGCCTGCTCAGCCCCAACGCGGTGGCCGGGCTGATGAACGTCGATCCGCACGCGGCGGGCTCGGCCTCCAGCCTCTACGGCTTCACCCAGATGACCTTCGGGGCCCTGTTCACGGCCGCGGCCTCGGCCTGGCCCGCGACCTCGGCCACCCCCGTGGCCCTGGCGCTGCTCACCGCCGGGCTGATCGCGGCCCTGGCGTTGCGGCGGGCGTGA
- the ppa gene encoding inorganic diphosphatase, which produces MNIDAIPLGKKPPHDVNVIIEVPLGGEPIKYEMDKESGALVVDRFLYTPMFYPGNYGFIPHTLSGDGDPCDVLVANTRAVLPGAIISARPVGVMVMQDEGGEDEKVIAVPSRHLTKRYDRVENYTDLPDITIQQIQHFFEHYKDLEPGKWVKFVRWGDKEEAHRLIEEAIERAKAKK; this is translated from the coding sequence ATGAACATCGACGCCATCCCGCTCGGCAAGAAGCCCCCGCACGACGTCAACGTCATCATCGAGGTGCCGCTCGGCGGCGAGCCGATCAAGTACGAGATGGACAAAGAGTCCGGCGCGCTGGTGGTCGACCGGTTCCTCTATACGCCGATGTTCTACCCCGGGAACTACGGCTTCATCCCCCACACCCTGTCGGGCGACGGCGATCCCTGCGACGTGCTCGTGGCCAACACCCGCGCGGTGCTGCCGGGCGCGATCATCAGCGCCCGCCCGGTCGGCGTGATGGTGATGCAGGACGAGGGCGGCGAGGACGAGAAGGTCATCGCGGTGCCATCCCGCCACCTGACCAAGCGCTACGACCGCGTCGAGAACTACACCGACCTGCCCGACATCACGATCCAGCAGATCCAGCACTTCTTCGAGCACTACAAGGATCTGGAGCCGGGCAAGTGGGTGAAGTTCGTCCGCTGGGGCGACAAGGAAGAGGCCCACCGGCTGATCGAGGAAGCGATCGAGCGGGCCAAGGCCAAGAAGTGA
- a CDS encoding helix-turn-helix domain-containing protein, translating to MDANGPKSPVVPRSTAAADYEHVPRPVAVVRKPLPAGSGTGLHAHIRAQLLYATAGLMSAAAEDGTWVVPEGHALWIPPGLPHATVTHGPVALCTAYLDPAAVDAFPTICRVIAVSALLASALTALAEEPVLYDEAGRGGHLAALVLDEIGRAPETPLTLPLPRDARLRRVCLGLIEDPAAADDLDAWADRAGASRRTLTRRFRTETGLSFGDWRARARVIRALALTAEGRPPGMVAAAVGYRSAQALRSTVARVLGGGGTP from the coding sequence ATGGATGCGAACGGGCCAAAATCGCCGGTGGTGCCGCGATCGACCGCCGCTGCCGACTACGAACATGTGCCGCGGCCGGTCGCGGTCGTCCGCAAGCCGCTTCCGGCCGGGAGCGGCACCGGCCTGCATGCACACATCCGGGCGCAGCTCCTTTACGCAACGGCAGGGCTGATGAGCGCCGCGGCCGAGGACGGCACGTGGGTCGTGCCGGAGGGGCACGCCCTCTGGATCCCGCCGGGCTTGCCCCACGCCACGGTCACCCACGGACCCGTGGCCTTGTGCACGGCCTATCTCGACCCCGCCGCCGTGGACGCGTTTCCGACGATCTGCCGGGTGATCGCGGTCTCCGCGCTCCTGGCTTCCGCCCTGACCGCCCTTGCGGAGGAACCGGTCCTGTACGACGAGGCCGGCCGCGGCGGTCACCTCGCCGCCCTGGTGCTCGACGAGATCGGCCGGGCGCCCGAGACGCCGCTGACCCTGCCGCTGCCGCGGGATGCCCGCCTGCGCCGGGTCTGCCTCGGCCTGATCGAGGATCCCGCCGCGGCCGACGACCTCGACGCCTGGGCCGACCGCGCCGGGGCGAGCCGACGCACCCTGACCCGGCGGTTCCGCACCGAGACCGGGCTCAGCTTCGGCGATTGGCGGGCGCGGGCCCGGGTGATCCGGGCGCTCGCGCTGACCGCCGAGGGCCGCCCACCGGGCATGGTCGCAGCCGCGGTGGGCTATCGCAGCGCGCAGGCCCTGCGGAGCACCGTGGCGCGGGTGCTGGGTGGCGGTGGAACGCCCTAG
- a CDS encoding microcin C ABC transporter permease YejB — protein MLGYILRRIGLMIPTLFGIMLITFTIVQFAPGGPVERVLSQMKGQGDGTLSRVTGGGGDLGGGGRPAGGGEGNSRYRGAQGLSPDFIAKLEQQFGFDKPAPERFAKMLWDYVRFDFGRSYFRDVTVIQLIKERLPVSISLGLWMTLLSYAISIPLGIRKAVKDGERFDRWTSFVVIIGYAIPGFMFGLMLIILFAGGSFYQWFPLRGLTSEGWESFSAWHKFTDYAWHLALPLTALVIGAFATSTLLTKNSFLDEIRKQYVLTARMKGLSERRVLYGHVFRNAMLIVIAGFPGAFISAFFTGSLLIETIFSLDGLGELSFRAIVGRDYPVVFATLYIFSLLGLAVNLLSDLIYVWIDPRIDFSARAT, from the coding sequence ATGCTCGGCTACATCCTGCGCCGCATCGGCCTGATGATCCCGACCCTGTTCGGGATTATGCTGATCACCTTCACCATCGTGCAATTCGCCCCGGGCGGCCCGGTGGAGCGGGTTCTGTCGCAGATGAAGGGCCAGGGCGACGGCACCCTGTCGCGGGTCACCGGCGGAGGCGGCGACCTCGGCGGCGGCGGTCGTCCGGCAGGGGGCGGAGAGGGCAACTCCCGCTATCGGGGCGCGCAGGGGTTGAGCCCGGACTTCATCGCCAAGCTGGAGCAGCAGTTCGGCTTCGACAAGCCGGCCCCGGAGCGTTTCGCCAAGATGCTGTGGGACTACGTCCGCTTCGATTTCGGCCGCAGCTATTTTCGCGACGTGACGGTGATCCAGCTGATCAAGGAGCGGCTGCCGGTCTCGATTTCGTTGGGGCTGTGGATGACGCTCTTGTCGTACGCGATCTCGATCCCGCTCGGTATCCGCAAGGCCGTGAAGGACGGCGAGCGCTTCGACCGCTGGACGTCCTTCGTGGTGATCATCGGCTACGCGATCCCGGGCTTCATGTTCGGGCTGATGCTGATCATCCTGTTCGCGGGCGGCTCATTCTATCAATGGTTCCCCCTGCGGGGCCTAACCAGCGAGGGCTGGGAGAGCTTCTCCGCCTGGCACAAGTTCACCGACTACGCCTGGCACCTGGCGCTCCCGCTCACCGCCCTGGTGATCGGCGCCTTCGCGACCTCGACCCTGCTCACCAAAAACTCGTTCCTCGACGAGATCCGCAAGCAGTACGTCCTGACCGCCCGGATGAAGGGCCTATCCGAGCGCCGCGTGCTCTACGGCCACGTCTTCCGCAACGCCATGCTGATCGTGATCGCCGGCTTTCCGGGCGCGTTCATCTCGGCCTTCTTCACCGGCTCGCTGCTGATCGAGACGATCTTTTCCCTCGACGGCCTGGGCGAGCTGTCGTTCCGGGCGATCGTCGGCCGCGACTACCCGGTGGTGTTCGCGACCCTCTACATCTTCTCCCTGCTCGGGCTGGCGGTGAACCTGCTCTCGGACCTGATCTACGTCTGGATCGACCCGCGCATCGATTTTTCCGCCCGGGCGACGTGA
- a CDS encoding 3-deoxy-manno-octulosonate cytidylyltransferase has translation MSDPLVLIPARLAATRLPNKPLAEIAGEAMIVHVWRRAMEAGIGPVVVATDTAAIAHAVEAAGGIAVMTRADHPSGSDRLAEALESVDPAGHHDVVVNVQGDLPTIDPAIIGASIGPLSDRTVDIVTLCAPITDPHEAENPNVVKLVGHQVGPGRLRALYFTRARAPWGDGPLWHHIGLYAYRRSALTHFVALPPGELETREKLEQLRALEAGMRIDAVIVDDLPLGVDTPADLERARALLQARRLN, from the coding sequence ATGTCCGATCCCCTCGTGCTGATCCCGGCCCGCCTCGCCGCGACGCGCCTGCCGAACAAGCCGCTGGCCGAGATCGCCGGCGAGGCGATGATCGTCCATGTCTGGCGGCGGGCCATGGAGGCCGGGATCGGTCCGGTGGTGGTGGCGACCGACACGGCCGCGATCGCCCACGCCGTCGAGGCGGCCGGCGGCATCGCGGTGATGACCCGGGCCGACCACCCATCCGGCTCGGACCGCCTCGCCGAGGCGCTGGAGAGCGTCGATCCGGCGGGGCACCATGACGTGGTGGTCAACGTGCAGGGCGACCTGCCGACCATCGACCCGGCGATCATCGGGGCCTCGATCGGCCCGCTTTCCGACCGCACGGTGGACATCGTCACGCTCTGCGCACCGATCACCGATCCGCACGAGGCGGAGAACCCCAACGTGGTCAAGCTCGTGGGCCATCAGGTCGGCCCGGGGCGGCTGCGCGCGCTCTATTTCACCCGCGCCCGCGCCCCCTGGGGCGACGGCCCGCTCTGGCATCATATCGGCCTCTACGCCTATCGCCGCTCCGCGCTGACCCACTTCGTCGCCCTCCCCCCCGGCGAGCTGGAGACGCGGGAAAAGCTGGAGCAATTGCGGGCGCTGGAAGCCGGCATGCGCATCGATGCCGTCATCGTCGACGACCTGCCGCTCGGCGTCGACACCCCAGCCGACCTGGAGCGCGCCCGCGCCCTGCTCCAGGCCCGACGCCTGAACTGA
- a CDS encoding DUF2059 domain-containing protein: MRLSTLLVGLCLGTALPGTVLAQTAQKPASAAAPDPALLKVARETVAQMQGDRAATLSSMAAPMVGMMQQIGIKEADKAQVLVQEVVMPTLSAHYDELLDIQARGFATILGKDDLQAIAAFYATPTGKRLAAAQPQLAQIQLAGMQQWMQAVAPEMQGKIVKAVQDHGWGPGGQAKPK; the protein is encoded by the coding sequence ATGCGCCTCTCGACCCTTCTCGTCGGCCTCTGTCTCGGAACCGCGCTGCCCGGCACGGTGCTGGCGCAGACGGCGCAGAAACCCGCTTCGGCCGCGGCGCCGGATCCGGCCTTGCTGAAGGTCGCCCGGGAAACGGTCGCGCAGATGCAGGGCGATCGCGCCGCCACGCTCAGCTCGATGGCCGCCCCGATGGTCGGCATGATGCAGCAGATCGGCATCAAGGAAGCCGACAAGGCGCAGGTGCTCGTGCAGGAGGTCGTGATGCCGACCCTGTCCGCGCATTACGACGAACTCCTCGATATCCAGGCTCGCGGCTTCGCCACGATCCTCGGCAAGGACGACCTGCAGGCGATCGCGGCCTTCTACGCCACGCCCACCGGCAAGCGCCTCGCGGCCGCCCAGCCGCAGCTCGCCCAGATCCAGCTGGCCGGCATGCAGCAATGGATGCAGGCGGTGGCGCCCGAGATGCAGGGCAAGATCGTCAAGGCGGTCCAGGACCACGGCTGGGGCCCGGGCGGCCAAGCGAAGCCGAAGTGA